The proteins below are encoded in one region of Halalkalicoccus jeotgali B3:
- a CDS encoding metal-dependent hydrolase: MWPWEHALFAYLLYSIASRLWLGRTPAALPVLVLVVASSGPDLIDKPLAWQFGIFSSGYAIAHSVFFAVPLVALVGLLAWTSNRPDIGLAFGIGYLSHLLGDLLPIYVEEGEISLYPVIWPLGERSTTDHSQGFLDRVLELFGPYSQDLGRELLSMEFSAYTVFQLGIAALAVCLWLFDGAPVLREGYAKLRAHLAPDRARSAD, translated from the coding sequence ATGTGGCCATGGGAACACGCACTCTTCGCTTACTTGCTGTACTCGATCGCCAGCCGACTCTGGTTGGGGCGAACGCCCGCCGCGCTCCCCGTCTTAGTGCTGGTCGTCGCCTCCAGCGGCCCCGACCTGATCGACAAACCGCTGGCGTGGCAGTTCGGGATCTTCTCGAGCGGGTACGCCATCGCCCACTCGGTCTTTTTCGCCGTCCCGCTGGTCGCGCTGGTCGGCCTGTTAGCGTGGACCTCAAATCGCCCCGACATCGGCCTCGCCTTCGGGATCGGCTACCTCTCGCATCTCCTCGGGGACCTGCTCCCGATCTACGTCGAGGAGGGCGAGATCTCGCTGTACCCCGTTATCTGGCCGCTTGGCGAGCGCTCGACGACGGACCACAGTCAGGGGTTTCTCGACCGCGTTCTCGAGCTGTTCGGCCCCTATTCACAGGACCTCGGTCGGGAACTCCTCTCGATGGAGTTCTCGGCGTACACCGTCTTCCAGCTCGGGATCGCCGCCCTCGCCGTCTGCCTCTGGCTGTTCGACGGCGCGCCGGTCCTCCGTGAGGGCTACGCGAAGCTCCGGGCCCACCTCGCACCCGACCGCGCGCGCAGCGCCGATTAA
- a CDS encoding helix-turn-helix domain-containing protein: MSPRTRRQRAGCGDRRTHSSDATTDTTMIQNDLIHEPAASTTDTTVTTGCSDLLDALGDASARAILRAGAREPVTIEDLLEVCEVSRTTIYRRVNELVELDLLEESITFTEDQKRQRRFRTACNRITLHLGENGLEARLQSDGSVTPFDELLLDESALQIALSGKDMRFEIETAGPEGSAE; encoded by the coding sequence GTGAGTCCAAGGACCCGCCGCCAGCGGGCCGGTTGCGGGGACAGACGAACACACAGTAGCGACGCCACCACCGACACCACCATGATCCAGAACGACCTCATCCACGAACCGGCTGCATCGACGACGGACACCACGGTCACGACCGGCTGCTCGGACCTCCTCGACGCCCTCGGGGACGCCTCCGCGCGGGCGATACTCCGAGCGGGCGCCCGGGAACCGGTCACTATCGAGGACCTCCTCGAGGTCTGTGAGGTCTCCCGAACGACCATCTACCGTCGGGTCAACGAGCTCGTCGAGCTCGACCTGCTCGAGGAGTCCATTACGTTCACCGAGGACCAAAAGCGCCAGCGTCGGTTTCGGACGGCGTGCAACCGGATCACGCTTCATCTCGGCGAGAACGGGCTCGAAGCGCGCCTTCAATCGGACGGGTCGGTCACCCCGTTCGACGAACTCCTGCTCGACGAATCCGCCCTCCAAATCGCCCTCAGCGGCAAGGACATGCGCTTCGAGATCGAGACGGCGGGACCCGAGGGGTCGGCCGAGTAA
- the gvpA gene encoding gas vesicle protein GvpA: MSSNRPHTSSLAEVLDRILDKGVVIDIWIRVSLVGIEILTIEARVVIASVDTFLHYAREISKLERAEEEGTLEALERVEITPREEQV, translated from the coding sequence ATGAGTTCGAACAGACCACACACGTCGAGTCTCGCGGAGGTACTCGATCGCATCCTCGATAAGGGCGTCGTCATCGACATCTGGATCCGCGTCTCGCTCGTCGGGATCGAGATCCTCACGATCGAGGCCCGCGTCGTGATCGCTTCGGTGGACACGTTCCTCCACTACGCGAGGGAGATCTCGAAGCTCGAACGAGCGGAGGAAGAGGGGACCCTCGAAGCCCTCGAAAGGGTCGAGATCACGCCCCGCGAGGAGCAGGTATAG
- a CDS encoding polysaccharide deacetylase family protein, translating into MSLHRRRFLLASGIAGFAGCTGQFAGTRDDGENETGSESAGESAPDDGSSGADAEDRPAGVTPLLSFEDLDAWESQAGDLSADAGSESGSQSARIDAGPTEEWARIERPLDLDLSSHRPAITFRVHAGDLPSQSVDLIVLDGAENALRFRTRVFETSADAEFIRLHAGTYDLLTEEAPDLGAIERIRIQAQFQNAPEATIWLDRLEALPLPETPKLMIQWDDGHESQYTEAFEIQSRYGIPATSFVNTNSIGAEGRLDVEQMHELREVGWEFGSHLMDHVYLDETEPAEQERQITGAKQWLLDNGFEQGAEYFAYPYGDYDQSSYDLVTDHHAVAMVGGEPGYGLPVNATHVGRSSERTLASASAYLDHLVEWGGFGGLFWHAIPDETPIEEFDAIMRHIHDREAAGEIDVITLGDLEALLTG; encoded by the coding sequence ATGAGTCTGCACCGCCGCCGGTTCCTCCTCGCGTCGGGGATCGCCGGATTCGCGGGCTGTACGGGCCAATTCGCCGGGACGCGCGACGACGGCGAGAACGAGACCGGAAGCGAGAGCGCGGGGGAATCAGCCCCCGACGACGGATCCTCCGGAGCCGACGCCGAGGACCGACCTGCGGGGGTCACGCCCCTGCTTTCGTTCGAGGACCTCGACGCGTGGGAGAGCCAGGCGGGCGACCTCTCGGCCGACGCCGGGAGCGAAAGCGGCTCACAGTCGGCGCGGATCGACGCCGGTCCCACCGAGGAGTGGGCCCGGATCGAGCGTCCGCTCGACCTCGACCTCTCGAGCCACCGGCCGGCGATCACCTTCCGGGTGCACGCCGGGGACCTCCCCTCCCAGTCGGTCGACCTGATCGTGCTGGACGGGGCCGAGAACGCCCTCCGATTTCGGACGCGGGTCTTCGAGACGAGCGCCGACGCCGAGTTCATCAGGCTCCACGCCGGGACGTACGACCTGCTCACCGAGGAGGCCCCCGATCTCGGTGCGATCGAGCGTATCCGGATCCAGGCACAGTTCCAGAATGCACCGGAGGCGACGATCTGGTTGGATCGACTGGAGGCCCTCCCGCTCCCCGAGACGCCCAAACTGATGATCCAGTGGGACGACGGCCACGAGTCCCAGTACACCGAGGCCTTCGAGATCCAGTCACGCTACGGGATCCCCGCGACCTCGTTCGTCAACACCAACAGCATCGGGGCCGAGGGCCGACTCGACGTCGAGCAGATGCACGAGCTGCGCGAGGTGGGCTGGGAGTTCGGGAGCCACCTGATGGACCACGTCTACCTCGACGAGACCGAGCCCGCCGAGCAGGAACGCCAGATCACCGGCGCGAAGCAGTGGCTGCTCGACAACGGCTTCGAACAAGGGGCGGAGTACTTCGCGTACCCGTACGGCGATTACGACCAGTCGAGCTACGATCTGGTAACCGACCACCACGCCGTCGCGATGGTCGGGGGCGAGCCCGGGTACGGCCTGCCGGTCAACGCCACGCACGTCGGGCGATCCTCCGAGCGAACCCTCGCGAGCGCAAGCGCGTACCTCGATCACCTCGTCGAGTGGGGCGGGTTCGGCGGGCTGTTCTGGCACGCGATCCCGGACGAGACGCCCATCGAGGAGTTCGACGCGATCATGCGCCACATCCACGACCGGGAAGCCGCCGGCGAGATCGACGTCATTACGCTCGGCGACCTCGAGGCGCTGCTGACCGGATGA
- a CDS encoding alkaline phosphatase family protein, whose protein sequence is MKTLVIGLDAACERVLDPLLESGVLSNLASLVEEGASGPLESQIPPWTPSAWPSLYTGVNPGKHGVFDFLAFEGYDWDVINATHVRFPAIWEVLSERGLRSVVVNVPVTHPPGGIDGAVIPGYTAPEEPACHPEGILEEVREAIGEYRVYPPHGSDVGSEEAIANYRDLIASRGAAFRYLCREFDPEFGFVEFQSTDTVFHELAGDSRGVEAVYRAVDREVGSILGACEPASVFIVSDHGMGPYEDYEFRVNEFLRREGYLEAVAGREGGMPSWGTIHERAQRDSSGAGAALKRALSRAALAGARVGLTSQRAHGLLDRVGLAEPVARVVPTDLIRAATEQVDFAASRAYMRSRTELGVRINLAGREPDGVVASEDYESVRADLIEALSAVSTPDGDPVFETVAPREEVFSGPHLEDAVDVVTVPHDYEQFLSARLLGEPFGEPEEPWNHKREGIIAAVGKGVDSSADLSGAHLFDVAPTVLASLGVPHDERSDGRVLPVIEGVGTERYDGVEGHRRRTDSQAVEDRLSQLGYLE, encoded by the coding sequence ATGAAGACGCTCGTCATCGGACTGGACGCCGCCTGCGAGCGGGTCCTCGACCCGCTGCTCGAGTCGGGGGTGCTGTCGAACCTCGCCTCGCTCGTCGAGGAGGGCGCAAGCGGCCCGCTCGAATCGCAGATCCCCCCCTGGACGCCGAGCGCGTGGCCCTCGCTGTACACCGGCGTCAACCCCGGCAAGCACGGCGTCTTCGACTTTCTGGCCTTCGAGGGCTACGACTGGGACGTGATCAACGCCACGCACGTCCGGTTTCCCGCCATCTGGGAGGTACTTTCCGAGCGTGGCCTGCGAAGCGTCGTCGTCAACGTACCAGTGACCCACCCGCCCGGCGGGATCGATGGGGCGGTAATCCCGGGTTACACCGCCCCCGAAGAGCCCGCCTGTCATCCCGAGGGGATACTGGAGGAGGTCCGCGAGGCCATTGGCGAGTACCGGGTCTACCCGCCTCACGGGAGCGACGTCGGGAGCGAAGAGGCGATCGCGAACTACCGCGACCTGATCGCCTCGCGGGGGGCCGCGTTCCGATATCTCTGCCGGGAGTTCGACCCCGAGTTCGGCTTCGTCGAGTTCCAGTCGACCGACACCGTCTTTCACGAACTCGCGGGCGATTCCCGCGGCGTGGAGGCGGTCTATCGCGCCGTCGACCGGGAGGTCGGCTCGATCCTGGGGGCCTGTGAGCCCGCGAGCGTCTTCATCGTCAGCGATCACGGGATGGGGCCCTACGAGGACTACGAGTTCCGGGTCAACGAGTTCCTTCGCCGGGAGGGCTACCTCGAGGCGGTCGCCGGACGCGAGGGCGGGATGCCCTCGTGGGGGACGATCCACGAGCGGGCCCAAAGGGACTCCTCGGGGGCCGGTGCGGCGCTCAAACGCGCCCTCTCGCGGGCCGCGCTGGCGGGCGCACGGGTCGGACTGACCAGCCAGCGCGCCCACGGGCTGCTCGACAGGGTCGGCCTCGCCGAGCCCGTCGCGCGGGTCGTCCCCACCGACCTCATCCGGGCGGCGACCGAGCAGGTCGACTTCGCCGCCTCACGGGCGTACATGCGCTCGCGGACGGAACTGGGCGTTCGGATCAACCTCGCGGGGCGCGAACCCGACGGCGTCGTCGCCTCCGAGGACTACGAGTCGGTTCGGGCGGACCTGATCGAGGCGCTCTCCGCGGTGTCCACCCCCGACGGCGACCCGGTCTTCGAGACGGTCGCCCCCCGCGAGGAGGTGTTCTCGGGACCCCATTTGGAAGACGCCGTCGACGTCGTGACGGTCCCGCACGACTACGAGCAGTTCCTCTCGGCGCGCCTGCTGGGCGAGCCCTTCGGCGAGCCCGAGGAACCCTGGAACCACAAGCGCGAGGGGATCATCGCCGCCGTGGGCAAGGGGGTCGACTCTAGCGCGGACCTCTCGGGTGCGCACCTGTTCGACGTCGCGCCGACGGTACTCGCCTCGCTTGGCGTTCCCCACGACGAGCGAAGCGACGGGCGGGTCCTCCCCGTGATCGAGGGCGTCGGCACCGAGCGCTACGACGGCGTCGAGGGCCATCGCCGTCGGACCGACTCACAGGCCGTCGAAGACCGCCTCTCGCAGCTCGGCTATCTGGAGTGA
- a CDS encoding DUF1616 domain-containing protein, producing MTRSRRRPPDRRVPADVPLVAAFLLVANGIIALAPWQSLRVVPGLVLLLFAPGYALLTVLFPGRPDAEHSTVGGIDRLERAVLSFGVSVALVPVLYLLGYLFSRLNPPSTLMLLGVLDGFVVVTMALGYLRRRELSAPRRFDLPPRETVVPEVADRRTDRRGFLADLALGGAIVAAVGSLAYAISDPGDGERFTEFQLLSRTESGEYVAGDYRTVLTAGEPQSQIVGIENYEHARTTYTVVAELQRVDTEGDSAQLLERGDRTERTVSVAPGESAYIEQGVTPDIVAEDLRLAYLLYTSDSPIGEPYRELHLWVDVYEPGTEPTGE from the coding sequence ATGACACGGTCGAGGCGGCGACCTCCCGACCGGCGCGTTCCGGCCGACGTACCGCTCGTCGCGGCGTTCTTACTCGTCGCAAACGGGATCATCGCTCTCGCACCGTGGCAATCCCTTCGGGTCGTCCCCGGGTTGGTGCTCCTGTTGTTCGCCCCGGGATACGCCCTTTTGACCGTCCTGTTCCCGGGCCGACCCGACGCGGAGCACTCGACGGTCGGCGGGATCGACCGGCTTGAGCGGGCCGTCCTCTCGTTCGGGGTGAGCGTCGCACTGGTGCCCGTACTGTACCTGCTCGGATACCTGTTCAGCCGGCTAAACCCGCCCTCGACGCTGATGTTACTCGGCGTGCTCGACGGTTTCGTCGTCGTCACGATGGCTCTCGGATACCTCCGGCGGCGCGAGCTGTCGGCCCCGCGTCGCTTCGACCTGCCCCCGCGGGAAACGGTCGTGCCCGAGGTGGCCGACCGACGGACCGACCGGCGCGGTTTTCTCGCCGATCTCGCGTTGGGGGGTGCAATCGTGGCGGCCGTCGGAAGCCTCGCGTACGCGATCAGTGACCCCGGCGACGGCGAGCGTTTCACCGAGTTCCAACTGCTCTCGCGGACCGAAAGCGGCGAGTACGTCGCCGGCGACTACCGGACGGTCCTCACGGCGGGGGAACCCCAGTCCCAGATCGTCGGCATCGAGAACTACGAACACGCCCGCACGACCTACACCGTCGTCGCGGAACTCCAGCGCGTCGATACGGAGGGCGACTCGGCCCAACTCCTCGAACGCGGCGACCGTACCGAGCGAACCGTCTCGGTCGCGCCCGGCGAGTCGGCCTACATCGAACAGGGGGTGACCCCCGACATCGTCGCGGAGGATCTCAGACTGGCGTACCTCCTGTACACCAGCGATTCGCCCATCGGAGAACCCTACCGTGAACTGCACCTCTGGGTCGACGTCTACGAGCCCGGAACCGAGCCGACCGGGGAGTAA
- a CDS encoding twin-arginine translocation signal domain-containing protein gives MSDNSDRLTDNGSEPQPESRTTDSSRRRVLQALGGTAAALTFAGGASAQEMDDGDVEYNPTENQRPEGPLGDGDGLSYSRFSDQVTDGTYVIVDEGNITTEEGGFMSVHIARPEEDIADVGFINPEDGSPQNAAATIIGYSEYLEPGVHQNIKVPILQDEELQAVSGELDRLPEPAVLVSLPHVDSNENEEWDFFDEGDPDSAYGFEGIGAPTDGSFGPPGPDRPTDIAAVVPLEENVEEFHIARPDDGLHNGELEDDDNKHDDDD, from the coding sequence ATGTCAGACAACTCAGACAGACTTACGGACAACGGATCCGAACCACAACCCGAATCACGAACCACCGACTCCTCGCGCCGGCGTGTACTACAGGCGCTAGGCGGGACGGCTGCAGCACTCACCTTCGCGGGCGGCGCCAGCGCTCAGGAGATGGACGACGGCGACGTCGAGTACAACCCGACCGAGAACCAGCGCCCCGAAGGCCCACTCGGCGACGGGGACGGACTTTCGTACAGTCGCTTCAGCGATCAGGTCACCGACGGGACGTACGTCATCGTCGACGAAGGTAACATCACCACCGAAGAGGGCGGGTTCATGTCGGTCCACATCGCCCGCCCGGAAGAGGACATCGCGGACGTCGGGTTCATCAACCCCGAGGACGGTAGCCCGCAGAACGCCGCGGCGACGATTATCGGCTACTCGGAGTACCTCGAACCCGGCGTTCACCAGAACATCAAAGTCCCGATCCTGCAGGACGAGGAGCTGCAGGCAGTCTCGGGCGAACTCGACCGGCTCCCGGAACCGGCCGTGTTGGTCTCGTTGCCACACGTCGACAGCAACGAGAACGAGGAGTGGGACTTCTTCGACGAGGGCGACCCGGACAGCGCCTACGGCTTCGAGGGGATCGGCGCGCCGACCGACGGCTCGTTCGGCCCGCCCGGCCCCGACCGCCCGACCGACATCGCGGCCGTCGTCCCGCTCGAAGAGAACGTCGAGGAGTTCCACATCGCCCGACCCGACGACGGGCTCCACAACGGTGAACTCGAGGACGACGACAACAAACACGACGACGACGACTGA
- the glmS gene encoding glutamine--fructose-6-phosphate transaminase (isomerizing) — protein sequence MCGIIARIGTDDAVPSLLSGLSNLEYRGYDSAGIALLNGHGLEVLKREGEIDRLLERVSRRAPSAETGIGHTRWSTHGPPTDVNAHPHTDCTGTLAVVHNGIIENHDALRARLEAAGHGFESDTDTEVIPHLIEEHLSAGRSTEEAFHAAIDELSGSYAIAMVHEDEQAIYAARNGSPMVLGIAEDALFVASDVPAFLEFTDRVVYLEDGHAVRATSEEYTITDGDGVVHRPVRTVDWTAEAAEKGGYDHYMRKEIHEQPTALRQILECHSSGEGLPDLDSAFLDGIREVQFVACGTSYHAALYGEYVATERGIPASTHLASEYATHARPVSEGTLVVAVTQSGETADTLGAIETAQRADARTLAVTNVVGSSAARVCDGALYIRAGPEIGVAATKTFSSQVVALSLFADQLAGEDSPSGPVDFGSLPGGVERVLETSRSRDIAERYRGRDAFFFIGRGVGYPVALEGALKFKEISYEHAEGFAAGELKHGPLALVTPASVVFAIFTGQDDEKLLGNVREAQTRGATVVAVTDGTNEEVLRQADDILSIPEAPPTVAGLLANVQLQLVSYHAAALLGRPIDKPRNLAKSVTVE from the coding sequence ATGTGTGGCATCATCGCCCGGATCGGCACCGACGACGCCGTCCCGAGCCTCCTGTCCGGTCTCTCGAACCTCGAATACCGGGGCTACGACTCGGCCGGGATCGCGCTGTTGAACGGCCACGGACTCGAGGTATTGAAACGCGAGGGCGAGATCGACCGCCTCCTCGAGCGCGTTTCCCGCCGCGCACCGAGCGCCGAGACCGGTATCGGCCATACCCGCTGGAGCACCCACGGCCCGCCGACGGACGTCAACGCCCATCCGCACACGGACTGTACGGGGACCTTGGCGGTCGTCCACAACGGCATCATCGAGAACCACGACGCGCTGCGCGCGCGCCTGGAGGCGGCGGGCCACGGGTTCGAAAGCGACACCGACACCGAGGTCATCCCACACCTGATCGAGGAGCACCTCTCGGCGGGGCGTTCGACGGAGGAGGCCTTTCACGCCGCGATCGACGAGCTATCGGGCAGTTACGCCATCGCGATGGTCCACGAGGACGAGCAGGCGATCTACGCCGCCCGAAACGGCTCCCCGATGGTGCTCGGGATCGCCGAGGACGCGCTGTTCGTCGCCAGCGACGTGCCCGCGTTCCTCGAGTTCACCGACCGGGTCGTCTATCTGGAGGACGGCCACGCCGTGCGGGCCACCTCGGAGGAGTATACGATCACCGACGGCGACGGGGTGGTCCATCGTCCGGTCAGGACCGTCGACTGGACCGCCGAGGCCGCCGAGAAGGGCGGCTACGACCACTACATGAGAAAGGAGATCCACGAACAGCCAACCGCGCTCCGCCAGATCCTCGAGTGTCACTCTTCCGGCGAGGGACTTCCGGATCTCGATTCGGCGTTCCTCGATGGAATCCGGGAGGTCCAGTTCGTCGCGTGTGGGACCTCCTACCACGCCGCGCTCTACGGCGAGTACGTGGCCACCGAACGGGGGATCCCCGCCTCGACGCACCTCGCAAGCGAGTACGCCACCCACGCCCGGCCGGTGAGCGAGGGGACGCTGGTCGTCGCGGTCACCCAGAGCGGCGAGACCGCGGACACCCTCGGGGCCATCGAGACCGCACAGCGGGCGGACGCGCGCACCCTCGCGGTGACGAACGTCGTGGGCTCTTCGGCCGCGCGGGTCTGTGACGGGGCGCTGTACATCCGTGCGGGCCCCGAGATCGGCGTCGCCGCCACCAAGACCTTCTCCTCGCAGGTCGTCGCGCTCTCGCTGTTTGCGGACCAGCTCGCGGGCGAGGACTCGCCCAGCGGGCCGGTCGACTTCGGTTCGCTTCCCGGGGGCGTCGAGCGGGTCCTCGAGACCTCCCGGAGCCGCGATATCGCAGAGCGCTATCGGGGCCGGGACGCCTTCTTCTTCATCGGGCGCGGCGTGGGCTACCCCGTCGCGCTCGAAGGGGCCCTGAAGTTCAAGGAGATCTCCTACGAGCACGCCGAGGGCTTTGCGGCGGGCGAGCTCAAACACGGCCCGCTGGCGCTGGTCACTCCGGCGAGCGTCGTCTTCGCGATTTTTACCGGCCAGGACGACGAGAAACTGTTGGGCAACGTCCGGGAAGCCCAGACCCGCGGCGCGACGGTCGTCGCGGTCACGGACGGGACGAACGAGGAAGTCCTCCGGCAGGCCGACGACATCCTTTCGATCCCCGAGGCTCCGCCGACCGTCGCAGGGTTGCTTGCGAACGTCCAGCTCCAGCTCGTCTCCTATCACGCGGCGGCGCTACTGGGTCGCCCGATCGACAAGCCCCGTAACCTCGCAAAGAGCGTCACCGTCGAGTAG
- a CDS encoding universal stress protein: MYQTILVPIDGSEPANRAVEHALDLAENYGAAIHTLHVVDTARYGEPTLSSAEIVLNELEERGYGLLEEVADLADDRAVVAGTRLCRGRPQQEILEYADEIDADLIVLGSRGQSHQLGGHIGSVAERVVRSADRPVLTT, from the coding sequence ATGTACCAGACGATACTCGTTCCGATCGACGGCAGCGAACCGGCAAACCGGGCGGTCGAGCACGCCCTCGACCTCGCGGAGAACTACGGGGCGGCGATCCATACGCTGCACGTCGTCGATACGGCCCGCTACGGCGAACCGACGCTGAGCAGCGCCGAGATCGTCCTCAACGAACTCGAAGAGCGCGGCTACGGCCTCCTCGAGGAGGTCGCGGATCTGGCGGACGACCGGGCGGTGGTGGCCGGGACCCGGCTCTGTCGGGGGCGGCCACAACAGGAGATCCTCGAGTATGCCGACGAGATCGACGCCGACCTCATCGTCCTCGGGAGTCGGGGACAGTCCCACCAGCTCGGCGGTCACATAGGTAGCGTGGCCGAGCGTGTCGTTCGGAGCGCGGACCGTCCCGTCCTGACCACGTAG
- a CDS encoding polysaccharide deacetylase family protein, whose translation MRRGPLSKTVSHSSPISRRRILRYGATGGVLALAGCLADGSREPDDPDDHRDENRRDDGSDGGSDDGASGDEDSTPPEPPDGGAVVFVYDDGPMEDYTQALPAHRRFDAPATAGIVSDWVGRDDYQDNGCMDVEHLEELVDAGWEIASHTTEHIAVGTFPLVEDAHPDDTRIYPEEIRHGYHRDRTLELTDGERTIHRTVADYGTDDTGRYIDLDRSLGDTCAAGETVIRYPQEQVDAALRESKHTLEGLGFDIGTLLAPYDNFDEYSRELASEYYSGIANARHGKRVNAREGFDPYRTRRDYFIEYTDRESVKRDLDEIAETGALGVMGAHTYKEEVSEERIRETLSWVHEREITVLTLREAIERYA comes from the coding sequence ATGCGGCGTGGCCCGCTCTCGAAGACCGTGTCACACAGTTCACCGATCAGTCGTCGACGGATCCTCCGGTACGGCGCCACCGGGGGCGTACTGGCGCTCGCGGGCTGTCTCGCGGACGGCAGCCGGGAACCGGACGACCCGGACGACCACCGCGACGAGAATCGCCGGGACGACGGGTCGGACGGCGGGAGCGACGACGGGGCGAGCGGCGACGAGGACTCGACGCCCCCGGAGCCGCCGGACGGCGGGGCGGTGGTGTTCGTCTACGACGACGGCCCGATGGAGGATTACACCCAAGCGTTGCCGGCCCACCGGCGTTTCGACGCCCCGGCGACGGCCGGGATCGTCAGCGACTGGGTCGGGCGGGACGATTACCAGGACAACGGCTGTATGGACGTCGAGCATCTCGAAGAACTGGTCGATGCCGGCTGGGAGATCGCCTCCCACACGACCGAACACATCGCCGTCGGCACCTTTCCCCTCGTCGAGGACGCTCACCCCGACGACACGCGCATCTACCCCGAGGAGATCCGCCACGGCTATCACCGGGACAGGACCCTCGAACTTACCGACGGCGAACGGACGATCCACCGGACGGTCGCGGATTACGGAACCGACGACACCGGGCGGTATATCGATCTCGACCGGTCGCTCGGGGATACGTGTGCCGCCGGCGAGACCGTCATCAGATACCCCCAAGAGCAGGTCGACGCCGCCCTCCGCGAGTCGAAGCACACGCTTGAGGGACTTGGGTTCGATATCGGGACGTTGCTTGCGCCCTACGACAACTTCGACGAGTACTCGCGGGAGCTCGCCAGCGAGTACTATTCGGGGATTGCAAACGCCCGCCACGGCAAGCGGGTGAACGCCCGCGAAGGGTTCGACCCGTACCGGACGCGTCGGGATTACTTCATCGAGTACACGGACCGCGAGTCGGTCAAACGCGACTTGGACGAGATCGCCGAGACGGGGGCGCTCGGTGTAATGGGTGCGCACACGTACAAGGAGGAGGTGAGCGAGGAGCGCATCCGGGAGACGCTCTCGTGGGTCCACGAGCGCGAGATCACCGTCCTCACCCTGCGCGAGGCCATCGAACGCTACGCTTAA
- a CDS encoding pyridoxamine 5'-phosphate oxidase family protein has protein sequence MGSLRWVRMEGEELDAFLGRGGTGVLSFSTEGEQSPFSIPVSYGYTADSGTFYFRLAFPPGSTKATVIDRPVTFVVHEHTDEGWQSVVASGRVEGIDGQPYESTVVQELWAVRIPSVDVFDRPPEDVAFRHFRLVPETLQGRTEFTD, from the coding sequence ATGGGTTCCCTGCGTTGGGTACGGATGGAAGGGGAGGAACTGGACGCGTTTCTCGGCCGGGGCGGGACGGGCGTGCTCTCGTTTTCGACCGAGGGCGAGCAGTCGCCGTTCTCGATCCCGGTATCCTACGGCTACACCGCCGACTCCGGGACGTTCTACTTCCGGCTGGCGTTCCCGCCGGGAAGCACCAAGGCGACAGTCATCGACAGGCCCGTCACGTTCGTCGTCCACGAGCACACCGACGAGGGGTGGCAGAGCGTGGTCGCGTCGGGACGGGTCGAGGGGATCGACGGCCAGCCCTACGAATCGACGGTCGTTCAGGAGCTATGGGCGGTCCGGATCCCGTCGGTCGACGTCTTCGACCGACCTCCCGAGGACGTCGCCTTCCGTCACTTCCGACTGGTCCCCGAGACGCTGCAGGGCCGAACTGAGTTTACCGACTGA